The DNA segment ATTATGCTGCCCCAACTGTCGGAGATTACATCGCTTTTATTAATTTTTCTCTTTAATTCAGCAATAATCTTCCACATACTTTCCAAGAATTTTTGAAGCGCATGCTGCTGAAAAGCCATTTCCAACCACTAATCTGTTGCCTTCATTCACAGAGACAGGCGATTCGCCGCAGACATCTTCTATGCACTTCCTTCCCTTGAGCAATGCATCTTCTCCATAGAACTTATTAGTGCAGTCAGCTCTTATGTCTTTTGTGTTTGCAGCAGCAACTTCATTGTTTATTCTATAAACTTCCACCGTATAGGCGCCTTTTTCTCCGTATATTATCGCGCAAATGCCTTCTTCTCTGCCTTCATGCCTTGCTGTTTGAATGCCCAACATTTTTGACCTCCTTAAACTTATTGTTTAAGCATAAATAACACGAAACTTTTAGAATTTGCCAATATTTATTATATGCAGTCATATCTTTCACTATTGAGATATATTACCATATATTTTTTTAATTTTCAATATAGCGAAACATTTAAATATATATCCCTATTTACATAGACATAATTATTATGAAAAGAAAAATAATAAAGCAAGGCCATAGCACCCTGACAATAACTTTGCCTAGCAAATGGGCGCAGGATAGCGGCCTGAAAGCCGGTGACGAGATCGACCTTCTCGAAACTGAAAACGGGCTGCTTATTAACACTCAATGCCAGCAGGAATTTTCTTCTGTAGTATTGAATATTGACAACGACTTCAGCACACCAATACTTTGGAAATATTTTTGTGCAGTTTACCGTGCAGGTTATGATGAGATAACTGTGAAATTCCAGAGCAACAAGAAATATGAAGATGCTTTTGGCTTTATAACGCCATATGCAAGGGACCCTTATTTGCCTAAAGAAAAGTATGAAAAAACAATCTTGGCAGTGGTCCAGGATATAACAAACAGGTTTATTGGCATGGAGATTATTGAGCACAGCTTAGACCATTGCGTTATAAAAGAGATGGAAGAGCCTAGCGCAAAGGAATTTGAAAATGCCATGCGCCGGGTATTCTTTATTATTCAGCAGATGTTCAATGATGTAATTGGGATAATAGAAACCAGAAACTTTGACAGATTCGCAGATGTTCATATTTTGGACATGAATATTGACAGATTCCATGATTTTTGCTGCCGCATACTGAATAAAATGAGGGCAAAAAGCCAGTCAAAGGCAGAAATAATCTATACAACCTTGTTTATCCTTGAGCTTCTTGCAGATGAGTTCAAGCATATTTCCAATTACTATTACAACGCCAGAAAACACAGCATTAACGATGCAGAGTTAAAGAGAATGAAGCAATTTATGATGTCAATATCTGAACAGTTTAATATGTACCATGATTTGTATTACAATTTTGATCATGAAAAGGTTAAAAAGATTTATGGCAAATGCGCTGACTTGTTTGCAGAGCCGCTTATAAAAAATAAGAACAATGATGAAGGATTGCTGCATCACTTAAGGAAGATAAGCGAGTTCACCTATTCGTTGACAGAGCTCAGAATAGAAATGGAGTATTCTATAAAATAAAAAGGGAATAATAAGCCTCAATCAGGGCTGCTCAGCCTGAACAGCAGCTTTGCAAGCCCCCTGTAGTTTTCCTTTATTCTTTTATCAAGGTCTTTTTCTTTTATGTAAAATGCAGTCTTATCGTCTTCCTTCTTTTTGAAAACACCGGGCATTGAAGCTATGTCTTCGTATTGATCTTTCGGCAGGCAATAGCCCAGCGCCACATAATGCCCTTTTCCGTTGAATTCCATTAGTTTGCAGATCATTTTTAGCTTGTTTTTTATCTGTCAAATATATTTTGAAGAGCTATGGTCTAAACAAAGCCGCACTTTATTGGGCGATTTTCTCAAAAATGATGCAGGGCATTGCTCGTCTATCGGCCCATATAATGCCCTTTCCACAATATTTGCCTTTTCTTCTCCAAATGCTATCAACACAATCTCTTTTGCATCTAGAATAGTCCCCNNNNNNNNNNNNNNNNNNNNNNNNNNNNNNNNNNTCCAATGGTAATTGCATAATCGGTTGTTCCATTAGATGTTTTGTGTGGTTCTATATACTCCTCAAGATGTACCCCCTCATTAATATTAACTGTCTTAGGCATAATAGAAGCAATGTGCCCCGGAGGATCAATGCCCAGGCCAAGCAGTAAAATGGCCATACCGCCAGCATTTGCTATTTGTTTTTCATACGCTTTGCAGCGGTGGTCAATAACAGATATTATTTCCCTTATATCTCCCCCTCGTCCAGAACATTTTTCTATAGAATCGAAATCTTTCTCGTATTCATCTGCCGCGCGTTCCGTGCTTCTGAACCTCTTAGATTCAAAATATTCATATTTGCCTGCTTCATAACTTCTTCTTAGTTCCTGTAGAGAAGAGTATACACTCATAATATCTGAGAGATCTGATTGGTTTTTTCCTACAAAAATAGCATCAGGAGCATAAACTTTTGCTCCAGGCAATTGTTTTTCTATGCTTTTTTTCTGGTCATCTGTTCCCAAAAATTCATCAGCCGTAAAAGCTGTGATTCCTGAAAGGTCACTGGATATTGAATTTAAGGACATGTAAACTCCGGCAGTGCTGCTGCCACATGCTGCGCCTATTGATATCTTCCCGCCTTTTTTTATCATTTGCGCAGCAATATGCTCGGCAATAAGCTCTGAAACCCTTTCCCTGCTTCCTACAATGATGTCCAAGTTTTTACAATCTGTTTTTTTCATTTTTGCCTCAGATTATTTGTCAAATCTTTTTTGAATTTTAGATGCCATTTGGGCTGAAATCACTATAAGGCTGTGCTTTGGGGCATTTAAGTTGGCTGATTGATGCTCTTTTCTTCTTTTTAATTTCGGCTTCGATTAGTCTAGCATATTCATGAATGTTCCCATGTCTAATCCTATAGGAAGCAAATAAGTTAGCCAGGGTTATTGTAGTTCTTATGTCTAATCCTAAATTATAACAAACATTGATGACGCCATCTGCTACATCCCCTGCCCCTGTAAACTGAGGATTCTTGCCTATGTTCTTTTCATAAGGCTGAACATTTGCGTACGTAATTAGTTGCTTAGAATGGCATTGCGCACCAATTATCCCGTGCTTATCCCTTGTTATGATGTACTCTTTCGCATTTCCAGATTTAAGAATAGCTCTAAGGCCATCATAATTCCCTTTTCCAGTTAGTATCGCGTTTTCCTCTTTGTTTTCCACTAATAACTCGCATAAGGAAACTAGTTTTCTGACAACATCTTTTTCAGATTCGAACGAGGATTTTGTAAATAGGCCTGCCCTTATTACTTTTTTATTGTTAAAAATAGCAAGTACCAGCTCCATAAGGTACAAGTTTTTTGGAGCAACTACGTTTACTTGAGAAATATTGCTTAAATTTTCCATAATATCCTCGTGATAAAGACTGCCATCACTAACCTCATATTTTGGAATTGATCCTCTAAGAATTGTTTTTTTATTGCCTAATTCAAAAACAAGATTAATCGGAACTTTATCATATCCTTGCGGCGATATCTTTAATGTTTTTACACCCAATTCAGCATAGTAATTACTCGAGCCATTTTGCTTAGGGTCAATCGCCAAATAGATAACTTCCGTCCTATTTAATCTTTCCAAGGTCTTTTGCTTTTTCTTTGTATTTATTCTTGCTTGCGATAGATAATACTTCAAGAATCTTATAAATGCAACCTCGGCTATTGCAGCATGAGCAGCAGATCCTCCTTTTTCTTCGCAGATAACCGAGACATTGTATTCTGTTTTGCCTTTTGCAATGGTTGGGTCTGTAGAAAGGCATTCCAAATCAATTTTTTCGCCACAGCCAATCCATTGTGATTTTTCCTTTATTTTTTCACGTTTAACCAAATCCTTGATTGACTCGAGATTCGGAGTTGCATAATATTTCATGCCGCCTAAATTGAAAGTTAATACAGCATCTTCAGGGTTAATGTTCTCATAATTTTTTGGCAGAGCAAGTTTAACGTCCCTTACATGCTCTCCAATATTCAGTATGCATCCAGGCGGATCAATCTTGTTGTTACATGCTTCAACAAGATCCTCTATTATTCGCGGGATAAGATTCTCTAATGTTTCCATTTTTTTCATCTACGGCGGCTTATAGCTGCCGCTACTTCGATTTAATGCTGTCATAAATCAAATTACACTCGGCGTGTCACTTATACCCCGGCAGCAATTCGCATGACAACCGTTTATCAACAAATTTTATGCTCTTCGAGGCATCTTTATG comes from the Candidatus Woesearchaeota archaeon genome and includes:
- a CDS encoding phosphate uptake regulator PhoU, which produces MKRKIIKQGHSTLTITLPSKWAQDSGLKAGDEIDLLETENGLLINTQCQQEFSSVVLNIDNDFSTPILWKYFCAVYRAGYDEITVKFQSNKKYEDAFGFITPYARDPYLPKEKYEKTILAVVQDITNRFIGMEIIEHSLDHCVIKEMEEPSAKEFENAMRRVFFIIQQMFNDVIGIIETRNFDRFADVHILDMNIDRFHDFCCRILNKMRAKSQSKAEIIYTTLFILELLADEFKHISNYYYNARKHSINDAELKRMKQFMMSISEQFNMYHDLYYNFDHEKVKKIYGKCADLFAEPLIKNKNNDEGLLHHLRKISEFTYSLTELRIEMEYSIK
- a CDS encoding 6-phosphogluconolactonase, which translates into the protein MKKTDCKNLDIIVGSRERVSELIAEHIAAQMIKKGGKISIGAACGSSTAGVYMSLNSISSDLSGITAFTADEFLGTDDQKKSIEKQLPGAKVYAPDAIFVGKNQSDLSDIMSVYSSLQELRRSYEAGKYEYFESKRFRSTERAADEYEKDFDSIEKCSGRGGDIREIISVIDHRCKAYEKQIANAGGMAILLLGLGIDPPGHIASIMPKTVNINEGVHLEEYIEPHKTSNGTTDYAITIG